From the Candidatus Omnitrophota bacterium genome, the window TCTTCAACTGCGAGATTATGGTGGTGCCGTACTGCTCGCGCCACTGCCAGACGCGCTCTATGAACTTTTCGCGGCCGAGGTCCTGCCTCTTCTTTCCCTCTTTGGCGAGCATCTTCTCGACGACGTTCTGTGTCGCGATGCCGGCGTGGTCTGTCCCGGGGAGCCATTCGGCATTAAAGCCCTGCATCCTGCGCCACCTTATGATGATATCCTGGATAGTGTCGTTGAGGGCGTGGCCCATATGGAGGATGCCTGTAATATTAGGCGGCGGGATGACTATCGTGTAGGGTTTGCGTTTCGGGTCGGGTTCGGCATGGAAGAGTTTCTTCGACTCCCAAAGCTTGTACCACTTGTCTTCCGTCACCTTCGGGTTGTATGCAGAAGGTATCTCTGGCATATTATTTTCGGTCTTTGAGCAGTTTATATTCGATGGAATCAACCAGGGCGTTCCAGGACGCCTCGATGATGTTCTCGGATACGCCGATAGTCCACCATGAGTCCTTCGCATCCTCCGATTGGATGAGGACGCGGACCTTCGCCGCGGTGCCGGCCTTTTCGTCAAGCACGCGCACCTTGAAGTCGGAAAGGCGCATCTCCGCCAAAGCCGGGTAGAATTCCAGGAGCGCCTTGCGCAGCGCGTTATCAAGCGCGTTGATAGGGCCGTCTCCCTCGGCGGCGGTATGCTCCTCGACTTTGTTGACTTTTACCTTTATAGTCGCTTCGGAAAGCAGCTTATTGCCTTTATGCTCCGTAACGACCTTGAAGCCCTCGAGTTCGAAGAATCTTTTGTATTTCTTGAACGCCCGCTTCAATAAAAGTTCCAGCGAACCTTCCGCGGCCTCAAAATGATAACCCTCATGCTCAAGTTTCTGCAGGAGTTTCAGGATCTTCTTGGTCTTGGGCGCCTCTTTTGTAAGGTTGAGGTCCAGCTCGAGCGCCTCGGCCTTCAGCAGGATAGAGGTCTTTCCGGAAAGCTCGGATACCAGCAGCCTCCTCTTGTTCCCGACCAGGCGAGGGTCGATATGCTCATATGTGACCGGGTTTTTCATTATAGCGTTGATGTGCACCCCTGCTTTATGGGTGAAAGCGCTATTGCCCACGAACGGCTGGTTCTCCTGCTGTTTTACGTTGCTGATCTCTGCGATAAATCTCGATGTTTCGGTCAGTTCCTTAAGTTGCGCGTTAGTCACGCAGTTGATCCCTAATTTCAATTTAAGGTTGCCGATCACCGCTGCGAGGTCGGCATTTCCGCAGCGCTCGCCGTAACCGTTAAACGTCCCCTGGACCTGCGCGCATCCCGCCTGGACGGCCGCGATAGAATTAGCGACGGCCATGGCGCAGTCGTTGTGGCAATGGATGCCCACCGGGCAGTCGAGTTTCGCCAACACTTCTTTTACGGTATCGACGAGATCCGATGTGACCGTCCCGCCGTTCGTGTCGCAAAGGATGATGCAGTCCGCCCCGGCGTCGCGCGCGGCGAACAGCGTTTTCGTAGCGTAATCCGGATTGCTCTTGTAGCCGTCAAAGAAATGCTCAGCGTCGTAAAATACCGTTTTTCCTTTTGACTTTAGGTACGAAACGGTCTCTGAGATCATCTTTAAATTCTCTTCGAGCGGGACCCTGAAGACGTCCCTGACATGCATATCCCATGACTTTCCAAAAATAGTGATATGCTTTGTTCCGGAATCCAGGAGCCCGCGGACGATGGCATCGCGGCTGATCGCCGTGTTAGCGCGGCGGGTCGATCCGAAAGCGACGATCCCGGCATTCTTCAATTTAAGTTTCTTCACAGCCTTGAAGAACGCCATATCCTTCGGATTGGACCCCGGCCATCCGCCCTCGATATAATGGATGCCCAGGCCGTCAAGCTTCTCCGTGATGCGCAGCTTGTCATTCACCGAATACGAAATACCCTCGGTCTGCGCGCCGTCGCGAAGCGTCGTGTCGTATAATTTCACATCTTTCATTTTATTTGCCTTTATTTTGCCTTCTTCAGGTCAAATTCGTCATGGAGGGTCTTAAGCGCCAATTCCCCGTGTTTCTTCCCGATGACGCAGGATATCTTTATCTCGGATGTCGATATCATCTCGATGTTTATCTTTTTCGAAGCCAGCGCCTTGAACATCCGCGCCGCGATGCCGGCGTGGCTCCTCATTCCGATGCCGACTATAGATATCTTCGCTATGTTCTCGTCCTTTACCACCTCTCCGGCGCCTATCTCCCTGGCGACCTTCTTGGCGACCTTCATGGTCTTGGCAAGGTCCTCGGTCAGGACGGTAAATGAGACGTCGGTGGTGCCGGTCCGGCTCACGTTCTGGACTATCATGTCTATGACTATGTTATTCACCCCTAATTCCTTGAATATAGTGGCGGCGATCCCCGGCTTGTCCGGGACATCGCAGATGGTCAGCTTCGCCTCGTCTTTTTGCAGCGCGACACCGCTTACGTCTATCTTCTCCATCGATTTTGCCTCCTTGCAGATTATAGTCCCTTCGGCGTTCGAGAAACTCGAGCGGACATGTATGGGTATATCATAACGCTTGCCGTATTCTACGGACCTCGCCTGCATCACCTTCGCGCCGAGCGAGGCGAGTTCCAGCATCTCGTCATAACTTATCTTCGAAAGTTTTTTGGCGTTCTTGACTATCCTCGGGTCGGCGGTGTAGACCCCGTCGACGTCAGTATATATCTCGCATATTTTCGCGCCGAGCGCGCTCGCGAGCGCGACAGCGGTCAGGTCGCTGCCCCCGCGGCCGAGGGTGGTTATCTCCTTCTTTATGCTCATTCCCTGGAACCCGGCGACCACCACTATCTTACCTTCCTTAAGCCGTTCCTTTATCCTGTCGGCGGATGATATGTTTAAAATGCGCGCTTTGGTATGCGAAGTATCGGTTATGATGCCGACCTGGGCGCCGGTAAAAGATATCGCCGGCTCGCCGAGTTTCTCGACGGCCATGGCCAATAGGGCGCACGATATCTGTTCGCCGGTCGAGATGAGCATGTCCATCTCGCGCTCGGACGGATCGTCGGTGACCTTGTATGCCAGCTCGATGAGCTCGTCTGTGGTGTCGCCCAGAGCCGACACGACGACCACGACGTCATAGCCCTCTTTTTTGTAACGCACAACGCGTTTGGCGACGTTTATGATCCTCTCGGGATTCGCGACAGAAGAGCCCCCGTATTTTTGGACTATTAGTGGTCTCACTTTTATTCCGCCTTCCTCCTTTTAGCTTTTCATGAAGTATTCCATAAGCTCGTGGCCGTGCCCGAAGGCAAGGCCGGTCGCCTTGGCCGCCGCTTCGCTGTACTCCGCAGCGTTATTAGGCTCGATGCCCTTACCGAATACCGCGAACGGCACCGGTTCGGCAGTATGGGTCCGGAGCGATACCGGCGTATCATGGTCCGGCAGGACCATGATCCTGAAATCCTTTTGTTTCTTGAATTTTTCGAGGAGAGCCCCGACGATGAACCTGTCGAAGTTCTCGATCGCAACTATCTTGGCGCGCAGGTCGCCGTTATGTCCGGCCTCATCAGGCGCCTCGACATGCACGAATACAAAATCCCTGTCCTTGAGCGAATCTATCGCGTATTTCGCCTTGCCCTGGTAATTTGTATCGTAATAGCCGGTCGCCCCCGGGACGTTTATGACATTGAGCCCTATCGTCTTGCCGATACCTTTTATCAGGTCGACCGCGGAGATGACCGAGCCGTCGACGCCGTATTTCTGCCTGAACTTCGGCATGTTAGTCTCGACGCCCTGGCCCCAGAGCCATATCATATCGGCCGGGTTCTCTTTCAGGTCTATCCTTACATGGTTTACTTCGTGGTCCGGCAGTATGGCCCTCGAGTCCTCCATGAGCTTTATCAAAAATTTCGCCCCGTCGCCCTTCGGGAGATGGCTTTTTATCTTCATCCCGGTTATATCGTGCGGCGGCTCGCAATCTGTGGCTCGAAGAGCCTCCTTCAGCGAGCCGTCCCTGACTATCATCAGGTGCCTGTAGCTTACGCCCGGATAGAACTTTATCATATCCGAACCGAGCTTCTTATCAAGGAATTTAATTAAGGTCGCCGCCTCTTCGGAGGTAATGTGTCCCGCCGAATAATCGGCCATCCGTTCCTGGTCTATAGTGACGAGGTTGCACCGGAACGCGATGTCATCCGGCCCTAGCTTTATCCCCATGTTCGCGGCCTCAAGCGGGCCCCGCCCCGAATAATACTTCGCCGGGTCATAACCGATGATAGAGAGGTTCGCGACATCCGAAGCCGGCGCGAAACCTTCCGGGATGGTGTGGACCAGGCCCGCCCTCCCGTTCTTGGCTATGAAATCCATGTTCGGGACCTTGGCGGCCTCGAGCGGTGTCTTGTTCCCTAATTCCTTGATCGGGTAATCCGCCATGCCGTCGCCGACCAGGACGATATATTTCATTTATTATATGCCTATCGCCTTTAGGACCGATCTCATATCGGCCTTGACCGATTTTGGTTTACTTAAAGTTGAAATAGCCCTGTCCGGGTCCTTGAGGCCGTGCCCGGTCAGGACGCAGACGATCCTTACCTTTTTAGCCGGGTTCTTCTTAAAGAAGCCCTTGTGCATCATCTTCATAAGGCCCGCGACAGACGCTGCCGAAGCCGGTTCCGCGAATACGCCTTCTTTTAACGCGATGAATTTGTAGGCCTCGAGTATTTCTTTATCCGAGACCATGTCTATGGTCCCGCCGGATTCATCGCGTGCCGCCTCGGCTTTTTCCCAACTCGCGGGATTGCCTATCCTTATCGCGGTGGCGATCGTCTCGGGATGCTCTATTATATGCCCCCTCACGATAGGCGCGGCGCCCTCAGCCTGGAAGCCCATCATCTTCGGGAGCGCTTTTATCTTTCCATGTTTTTTGTATTCTTTGTAGCCCTTCCAGTACGCGGTGATGTTTCCCGCGTTGCCGACCGGGATGAAATGGTAATCCGGCGCGGACTCGAGCGCCTCGCAGATCTCGAACGCCCCGGTCTTCTGTCCTTCGATCCTGTACGGGTTTAAAGAATTGACGAGGGTTATCGGGTATTTGCCGGTTATATCTTTTACGAGTTCCAGGGCTTCATCGAAATTCCCTTTAACTGCCAACACTTCTGCGCCGTAAATTATCGCCTGGGCGAGTTTTCCCAGCGCTATCTTACCCTCAGGAATAAGAACAATGCATTTGATACCCGCGCGCGCCGCATACGCGGCGGCAGAGGCCGAGGTATTCCCGGTCGAGGCGCACATTATCGCCTTCGAACCCTCCTCCACGGCCTTCGAGACGGCCATGGTCATACCGCGGTCCTTGAACGAACCGGTCGGGTTCGCCCCGTCGAATTTTAGGTAGACCTCATATCTTTTCCCGAGCTTCTTGCTTAAATTACAGGAATATATAAGGGGAGTGTTCCCTTCGTTCAGGGTTATGACCGGGGTCTTGGAAGAAACAGGAAGATATTTCCTGTATTTGTCTATCAATCCTCGCCACATCATATTACCTCTCTACCCTTATCGCGACGGTCTTGCGCCTTATCGCCGCCATCCTGTCGATCTCCTCAAGCGCCTGCCTCATATTCTTCTCTTTCGCCTCGTGGGTCATCATGACGACCGGGACGATGCGCGCCGCGCGCCTTTCCTTCTGTCCGACGCTGGCTATCGATATCTTGTGGCGGCCGAGTATCCCGGCGACTTTGGCGAGCACGCCGGGCTTGTCGATGCATGAGATGCGGATATAATAACTCGCCTCGATATCGTCTATCTTCCTTATCTTCTTTATCGATTTGTTCTTCATGTAGATCGGGACCCTGCCGACCGAATTAAACCTTAAATTCCTGGCGAGGTCGATGATATCGCCTACAACCGAGCTTGCCGCGGGGTTCTGTCCCGCCCCGCGCCCGTAGAATAGGGCCCCGCCGACCATGTCGCCGTGGACATAGATGGCGTTATAGACGCCGTTCACGTTAGCGAGCAGGTGCTCTTTCGATAAGAGGGTCGGATGCACCCTTACCTCTATCTCGCTGTCGCATCTTTTTGCGATCGCGAGGAGTTTTATGGCGTAGCCGAATTCGTCTGCATACCTGATATCGTTCTGCGATATATCTAGTATCCCTTCGACGTAAATATCCTTGAGTTTTACCGCCTTCCCGAAACCGAGGAGAGTCAGGATAGCGAGCTTATGGGCGGAATCGTAACCCTCGATGTCGAGCGCCGGATTGCGCTCGGCATATCCCTTCTTCTTCGCCTGTTCGAGGGCGTCGGAGAAGCTCAACCCTTCTTCGGCCATGGCCGAAAGGATGTAGTTCGAGGTGCCGTTCACGATGCCGAGTATGGTGTCGATCTCGTTAGCGACGAGCCCTTCACGCAAAGACTTGATTATCGGGATGCCGCCGCCTACCGAGGCTTCGTAGAAGATATCCACTCCCGCCTTCTTCGCCGCGTCGAATAGCTCTTCGCCGTGTTCGGTTATAAGGGCTTTATTGGCGGTGACGACGTGCTGTCCGCTCTTTATCGCCTTAAGCACGAATTCCTTGGCCGGATGGATACCGCCCACGAGCTCAACGACGATATCGATGTTTGGATTCCCGAGGACCTTATTGACGTCGCTGGTCATAAGCTTCCTGTTTATCTTGATGTTCCGCTTGCGGCGCAGATCGTTATCGCAGATGACCTTAAGCACGACTCGCGCGCCGACCTGCCGCTCTATCTGGGCGGATTTCTGCAATAACGCCT encodes:
- the cimA gene encoding citramalate synthase is translated as MKDVKLYDTTLRDGAQTEGISYSVNDKLRITEKLDGLGIHYIEGGWPGSNPKDMAFFKAVKKLKLKNAGIVAFGSTRRANTAISRDAIVRGLLDSGTKHITIFGKSWDMHVRDVFRVPLEENLKMISETVSYLKSKGKTVFYDAEHFFDGYKSNPDYATKTLFAARDAGADCIILCDTNGGTVTSDLVDTVKEVLAKLDCPVGIHCHNDCAMAVANSIAAVQAGCAQVQGTFNGYGERCGNADLAAVIGNLKLKLGINCVTNAQLKELTETSRFIAEISNVKQQENQPFVGNSAFTHKAGVHINAIMKNPVTYEHIDPRLVGNKRRLLVSELSGKTSILLKAEALELDLNLTKEAPKTKKILKLLQKLEHEGYHFEAAEGSLELLLKRAFKKYKRFFELEGFKVVTEHKGNKLLSEATIKVKVNKVEEHTAAEGDGPINALDNALRKALLEFYPALAEMRLSDFKVRVLDEKAGTAAKVRVLIQSEDAKDSWWTIGVSENIIEASWNALVDSIEYKLLKDRK
- a CDS encoding aspartate kinase, encoding MRPLIVQKYGGSSVANPERIINVAKRVVRYKKEGYDVVVVVSALGDTTDELIELAYKVTDDPSEREMDMLISTGEQISCALLAMAVEKLGEPAISFTGAQVGIITDTSHTKARILNISSADRIKERLKEGKIVVVAGFQGMSIKKEITTLGRGGSDLTAVALASALGAKICEIYTDVDGVYTADPRIVKNAKKLSKISYDEMLELASLGAKVMQARSVEYGKRYDIPIHVRSSFSNAEGTIICKEAKSMEKIDVSGVALQKDEAKLTICDVPDKPGIAATIFKELGVNNIVIDMIVQNVSRTGTTDVSFTVLTEDLAKTMKVAKKVAREIGAGEVVKDENIAKISIVGIGMRSHAGIAARMFKALASKKINIEMISTSEIKISCVIGKKHGELALKTLHDEFDLKKAK
- a CDS encoding cofactor-independent phosphoglycerate mutase, which produces MKYIVLVGDGMADYPIKELGNKTPLEAAKVPNMDFIAKNGRAGLVHTIPEGFAPASDVANLSIIGYDPAKYYSGRGPLEAANMGIKLGPDDIAFRCNLVTIDQERMADYSAGHITSEEAATLIKFLDKKLGSDMIKFYPGVSYRHLMIVRDGSLKEALRATDCEPPHDITGMKIKSHLPKGDGAKFLIKLMEDSRAILPDHEVNHVRIDLKENPADMIWLWGQGVETNMPKFRQKYGVDGSVISAVDLIKGIGKTIGLNVINVPGATGYYDTNYQGKAKYAIDSLKDRDFVFVHVEAPDEAGHNGDLRAKIVAIENFDRFIVGALLEKFKKQKDFRIMVLPDHDTPVSLRTHTAEPVPFAVFGKGIEPNNAAEYSEAAAKATGLAFGHGHELMEYFMKS
- the thrC gene encoding threonine synthase; the protein is MWRGLIDKYRKYLPVSSKTPVITLNEGNTPLIYSCNLSKKLGKRYEVYLKFDGANPTGSFKDRGMTMAVSKAVEEGSKAIMCASTGNTSASAAAYAARAGIKCIVLIPEGKIALGKLAQAIIYGAEVLAVKGNFDEALELVKDITGKYPITLVNSLNPYRIEGQKTGAFEICEALESAPDYHFIPVGNAGNITAYWKGYKEYKKHGKIKALPKMMGFQAEGAAPIVRGHIIEHPETIATAIRIGNPASWEKAEAARDESGGTIDMVSDKEILEAYKFIALKEGVFAEPASAASVAGLMKMMHKGFFKKNPAKKVRIVCVLTGHGLKDPDRAISTLSKPKSVKADMRSVLKAIGI
- a CDS encoding homoserine dehydrogenase, giving the protein MEKINVGLIGLGTVGVGVAKALLQKSAQIERQVGARVVLKVICDNDLRRKRNIKINRKLMTSDVNKVLGNPNIDIVVELVGGIHPAKEFVLKAIKSGQHVVTANKALITEHGEELFDAAKKAGVDIFYEASVGGGIPIIKSLREGLVANEIDTILGIVNGTSNYILSAMAEEGLSFSDALEQAKKKGYAERNPALDIEGYDSAHKLAILTLLGFGKAVKLKDIYVEGILDISQNDIRYADEFGYAIKLLAIAKRCDSEIEVRVHPTLLSKEHLLANVNGVYNAIYVHGDMVGGALFYGRGAGQNPAASSVVGDIIDLARNLRFNSVGRVPIYMKNKSIKKIRKIDDIEASYYIRISCIDKPGVLAKVAGILGRHKISIASVGQKERRAARIVPVVMMTHEAKEKNMRQALEEIDRMAAIRRKTVAIRVER